In the Eschrichtius robustus isolate mEscRob2 chromosome Y unlocalized genomic scaffold, mEscRob2.pri SUPER_Y_unloc_3, whole genome shotgun sequence genome, one interval contains:
- the LOC137757684 gene encoding ras-related protein Rab-9A-like gives MAGKSSLLKAILLGDGGVGKSSLMNRYVTNKFDAQLFHTIGVEFLDKDLEVDEHFVTMQIWDTAGQERFRSLRTPFYRGSDCCLLTFSVDDSQSFQNLSNWKKEFIYYADVKEPESFPFVILGNKVDISERQVSAEEAQAWCRDNGDYPYFETSAKDATNVAAAFEEAVRRVLATEDRSDHLIQTDTVSLHRKPKPSSSCC, from the coding sequence ATGGCAGGAAAATCATCGCTTCTTAAAGCAATTCTCCTTGGAGATGGCGGAGTTGGGAAGAGTTCTCTAATGAACAGATACGTGACTAATAAGTTTGATGCCCAGCTCTTCCATACAATAGGTGTGGAATTTTTAGATAAAGATTTGGAGGTGGATGAACATTTTGTTACCATGCAGATTTGGGACACGGCCGGTCAAGAGCGGTTCAGAAGCCTGAGGACGCCATTTTATAGAGGTTCTGACTGTTGCCTACTTACTTTTAGCGTCGATGATTCTCAAAGCTTCCAGAATTTGAGTAACTGGAAGAAAGAATTCATATATTATGCGGATGTGAAGGAGCCCGAAAGCTTTCCTTTTGTGATTTTGGGTAACAAGGTTGACATCAGCGAGCGGCAGGTGTCTGCAGAAGAAGCTCAAGCCTGGTGCAGGGACAACGGCGACTATCCTTACTTTGAAACAAGTGCAAAAGATGCCACGAATGTGGCAGCGGCCTTTGAGGAAGCAGTTCGAAGAGTGCTTGCTACCGAGGATAGGTCAGATCACTTGATTCAGACAGACACAGTCAGTCTGCACCGAAAGCCCAAGCCCAGCTCATCTTGCTGTTGA